Sequence from the [Clostridium] scindens genome:
CAAACTTGATCTCCGCGCGGGATTCAAGTTCCGCCCTGGTAAATACCTTGAATTCTTCAAACATTTTTATGGTCTTCTCCGTGGTAAGCGCCGGAATCGCCTCTACCATGGAGCGGATATTCGGGAGTCCTCTTCTTCCCGCCTCCTCGACCCATTCATCAGAATATCCGTTTCCGTTAAATATGATGCGCTGATGCTCATACGCGTATTTCTTGATCAGATCATGCACAGCCATATCAAAGTCATCCGAACTTTCCAGCACATCACAGGCTTCTTTAAACGCCTCTGCAACGATCGTGTTGATCACCACGTTTGGCCCGGCCACAGAGTCGCGGGAGCCAACCATACGGAATTCGAACTTATTGCCTGTAAATGCAAATGGAGACGTCCTGTTCCGGTCTGTGGCATCCTTTGCCAGGTCCGGCAGCGTTCTGACGCCTGTCTCCAGTTTTCCGCCTTTAATGCTGTGTGTGGCTTCTCCGGTAACGACCAGCTGCTCGATCACATCTTCCAGCTGCTCTCCAAGGAATACCGAGATGATTGCAGGAGGCGCTTCATTCGCTCCCAGCCTGTGATCATTTCCTGGGTCAGCCGCAGACTCCCGCAGAAGATCCGCGTGTTCATCCACCGCTTTCAAGATACACGTAAGCACCAGCAGGAACTGGATATTTTCATGAGGCGTCTTTCCTGGCTCCAGCAGGTTCTTCCCATCATCTGTGGTAAGGGACCAGTTATTATGCTTTCCGGAACCATTCACGCCAGCAAATGGCTTCTCATGAAGCAGGCATTTCATGCCATGCTGGCAGGCTACCCTCTTCAATGTCTGCATAACCAGATGGTTGTGGTCGACTGCCACGTTAGCCTTCGCATAGATTGGAGCAAGCTCGTGCTGAGCCGGCGCTACTTCGTTATGCTGCGTCTTAGCCGTCACGCCCACCTTCCAAAGTTCCATGTTGACATCTTTCATGAATCCTGCAATCCTCTGGCGGATCGTTCCGAAGTAATGGTCATCCAGTTCCTGGCCCTTTGGAGGCATGGCTCCAAACAGGGTACGTCCCGTATAGATCAAATCTTTCCTCTCTTGGAACTTCTTGGCGTCAACCAGGAAGTACTCCTGTTCCGGTCCAACGGATGGAGTGACTTTC
This genomic interval carries:
- a CDS encoding glutamine synthetase III, with product MSEALNVADIFGEDVFNDTVMQERLPKKVYKDLKRTIEEGKELDLATADVIAHEMKEWAIEKGATHYTHWFQPLTGVTAEKHDSFISAPLDSGKVLMSFSGKELIKGEPDASSFPSGGLRATFEARGYTAWDCTSPAFVRHDAAGATLCIPTAFCSYTGEALDQKTPLLRSMEAINEQALRLIRLFGNTTSVKVTPSVGPEQEYFLVDAKKFQERKDLIYTGRTLFGAMPPKGQELDDHYFGTIRQRIAGFMKDVNMELWKVGVTAKTQHNEVAPAQHELAPIYAKANVAVDHNHLVMQTLKRVACQHGMKCLLHEKPFAGVNGSGKHNNWSLTTDDGKNLLEPGKTPHENIQFLLVLTCILKAVDEHADLLRESAADPGNDHRLGANEAPPAIISVFLGEQLEDVIEQLVVTGEATHSIKGGKLETGVRTLPDLAKDATDRNRTSPFAFTGNKFEFRMVGSRDSVAGPNVVINTIVAEAFKEACDVLESSDDFDMAVHDLIKKYAYEHQRIIFNGNGYSDEWVEEAGRRGLPNIRSMVEAIPALTTEKTIKMFEEFKVFTRAELESRAEIKFENYSKAINIEARTMIDMASKQIIPAVIKYTKTLADTVISVKGAGADASVQADLLTEASSLLNQTKKALEALIIVTDQASSMEEGADQARFYHSDVVPAMAALRAPVDELEMIVDKEAWPMPSYGDLIFEV